The following are encoded together in the Pieris napi chromosome 17, ilPieNapi1.2, whole genome shotgun sequence genome:
- the LOC125058041 gene encoding uncharacterized protein LOC125058041 — protein sequence MSLSSKLFAQSMCNLKQPIFKMWFKSLIICIFCFTRSLTTSFDLGGVISGNRMAGVPLGRSLGDGEVDVEGICTGPGMACQNCTHAVTCIPLPIGWLKVPLQQCPGDQTCNAHLGQCSTTAVPECDVASQKYDHTCEQVGIFPDAYDCRKFHLCSPPKGLPDGAPADHTVALCPRHYGYNPQTAQCSILLPNGQCTHRPVPDCQRVGHSAVLEASSNHYFVCLSKRGVLTPQIFICPHGWHFANGFCRPFMIDSTTTSRYTTTEMETTTESTTEHPTTTTTSRMDQFFSTDKPVKYAADTFLADKFDLSNYETFDETPSANDFPNSFEDNYGREIWE from the exons ATGTCATTGTCTTCCAAATTATTTGCTCAGTCGATGTGTAATCttaaacaaccaatatttaaaatgtggtttaaaagtttaataatatgtattttttgttttacaagatct CTTACAACCTCCTTCGATCTCGGCGGTGTGATATCCGGCAATAGAATGGCTGGCGTTCCACTTGGACGGTCGCTCGGTGATGGAGAGGTGGACGTAGAGGGAATATGCACTGGTCCAGGCATGGCTTGTCAGAACTGCACCCATGCTGTGACATGTATACCTCTGCCAATCGGATGGTTGAAG GTTCCTCTCCAACAATGTCCTGGCGACCAGACCTGCAATGCCCATCTGGGTCAATGCTCAACTACAGCTGTCCCCGAATGTGATGTAGCCAGTCAGAAGTATGACCATACTTGTGAACAG GTTGGAATATTTCCTGATGCGTACGACTGCAGGAAGTTCCATCTGTGCTCACCACCAAAAGGCCTACCGGACGGAGCACCAGCAGACCACACAGTTGCTTTATGCCCGAGGCATTATGGCTACAATCCACAGACTGCTCAATGCTCG ATCCTTCTGCCAAATGGACAATGCACCCACCGTCCAGTTCCCGACTGTCAAAGAGTAGGACATTCTGCCGTGTTGGAAGCCAGCTCGAACCATTACTTCGTATGTCTATCTAAGCGTGGTGTCCTAACGCCACAAATATTCATTTGCCCCCACGGATGGCATTTTGCGAACGGCTTCTGTCGGCCCTTCATGATTGACTCGACTACCACGTCCAGATACACAACAACAGAAATGGAAACAACGACAGAAAGTACCACAGAACATCcgacaacaacaacaacatcTAGAATGGACCAGTTCTTTTCCACGGATAAGCCAGTGAAATATGCAGCTGACACATTCTTGGCGGACAAATTTGACTTATCTAATTATGAAACATTTGACGAGACACCGAGTGCGAATGATTTTCCCAATTCCTTTGAGGATAATTATGGAAGAGAAATATGGGAATAG